From Bosea sp. NBC_00550, the proteins below share one genomic window:
- the tpiA gene encoding triose-phosphate isomerase, translating to MTRSIRPLVAGNWKMNGLKAELAIAAEVAKGYDAGLKQAVDLAICPPATLLFAGSAALIGSRIATGGQDCSTQVSGAFTGEVSAAMLADAGATFCIVGHSERRTLHGETNATVKAKAEAAQKALLVPIVCVGETKDEREAGKALAVVKKQLRGSIPEDATATTLVVAYEPVWAIGTGLTPTAADVAEMHEAIRAELGRLLGKAAAAGVRLLYGGSVKPSNAVELMNVAHVDGALVGGASLKAEEFLAIARACSG from the coding sequence GTGACGCGCAGCATCAGGCCGCTGGTAGCCGGAAACTGGAAGATGAACGGCCTCAAGGCCGAGCTCGCCATCGCAGCCGAGGTGGCGAAGGGCTACGACGCCGGGCTGAAGCAGGCCGTCGACCTCGCCATCTGCCCGCCCGCGACCCTGCTGTTCGCCGGCTCGGCCGCGCTGATCGGCTCGCGCATCGCCACTGGCGGGCAGGATTGCAGCACGCAGGTCTCCGGCGCCTTCACCGGCGAGGTGTCGGCCGCGATGCTGGCCGATGCCGGCGCGACCTTCTGCATCGTCGGCCATTCCGAGCGCCGCACGCTGCACGGCGAGACCAACGCCACCGTCAAGGCCAAGGCCGAGGCTGCCCAGAAAGCGCTGCTGGTGCCGATCGTCTGTGTCGGCGAAACGAAGGATGAGCGCGAGGCCGGCAAGGCGCTGGCCGTGGTCAAGAAGCAGCTGCGCGGTTCGATCCCGGAAGATGCGACCGCGACGACGCTCGTCGTCGCCTACGAACCGGTCTGGGCGATCGGCACCGGCCTGACGCCGACCGCGGCCGATGTCGCCGAGATGCATGAGGCGATCCGCGCCGAGCTAGGCCGTCTGCTCGGCAAGGCAGCCGCCGCCGGCGTCAGGCTGCTCTATGGCGGCTCGGTGAAGCCCTCCAACGCCGTCGAGCTGATGAATGTCGCCCATGTCGATGGCGCGCTCGTCGGCGGCGCGAGCCTGAAGGCCGAGGAATTCCTGGCGATCGCGCGGGCCTGCTCCGGCTGA
- a CDS encoding SurA N-terminal domain-containing protein → MMMQGIRKASQGFLGKLLVSVMFGVLILAFAIWGVGDIFRGYGRNEVARVGKSEIGLEQMRTAYQNEIQNLTRQQRRQISPEMARALGLDRQVLSRLMSEATLDQTAQGMRLAVSDETIRNLIFDDPVFRDASGQFSAARFNDLLRTNGYTEQSYVTLQRATILRQQLSEMLVGGVTAPLALQELGSRLRNEKRAITFARLPASAAGEIAAPTEDQLKSFFNDRKIAFRAPEYRTADILSLSAETIADPAKVTDEEAKARYDAVKAQRFTSVEKRTVQQIAFPNLEEAQAAKAKIDGGETFDEIATERNVAFNDLTLGTFTRDQIFDPAVREAAFALEQGDVSGPVASAFGTVLLRVTTVDTAHVRPFEEVAAEVKQELATSRAAGQITELHDKIEDQRAAAKPLAEIAKELKLTLRTAGPMSAGLTRPDGSKEEALPGADATLQAIFRSDIGVDNEAIRLPRDTGYVWFDVTKIDPARERSFDEVKAEVEKQWRADETATKLAAKARELSERLDKGESFDVVAASAGLTIETAADIGRQDQRPELPAGVVAQVFGTVAGKSNSAAGADGGRILFKVDSATVPPYVRTTQEAGNFERLLSSSISEDILVQYVARRQAQLGVSINEAAFRNATGGATN, encoded by the coding sequence ATGATGATGCAGGGCATCCGCAAGGCGAGTCAGGGTTTTCTCGGCAAGCTCCTCGTCAGCGTCATGTTCGGCGTCCTGATCCTCGCCTTCGCGATCTGGGGCGTCGGCGACATCTTTCGCGGCTATGGCCGCAACGAGGTCGCCCGCGTCGGCAAGAGCGAGATCGGCCTCGAGCAGATGCGCACGGCCTATCAGAACGAGATCCAGAACCTTACGCGCCAGCAGCGCCGCCAGATCTCGCCCGAGATGGCGCGTGCGCTCGGCCTCGATCGCCAGGTGCTGTCCCGCCTGATGAGCGAAGCGACGCTCGACCAGACGGCGCAAGGCATGCGGCTTGCCGTCTCCGACGAGACGATCCGCAACCTGATCTTCGACGATCCGGTCTTCCGCGATGCCTCCGGCCAGTTCTCCGCCGCGCGCTTCAACGACCTCCTGCGCACGAACGGCTATACCGAGCAGAGCTACGTCACCCTCCAGCGCGCGACGATCCTGCGCCAGCAGCTCTCGGAGATGCTGGTCGGCGGCGTCACCGCCCCGCTCGCGCTGCAGGAACTCGGCAGCCGCCTGCGCAACGAGAAGCGCGCCATCACCTTTGCCCGGCTGCCGGCGAGCGCTGCCGGCGAGATCGCGGCGCCGACCGAGGACCAGCTCAAGAGCTTCTTCAACGATCGCAAGATCGCCTTCCGCGCGCCGGAATACCGCACGGCCGACATCCTCTCGCTCTCGGCCGAAACGATCGCCGATCCGGCCAAGGTCACGGACGAGGAAGCCAAGGCGCGCTACGATGCCGTGAAGGCGCAACGCTTCACCAGCGTCGAGAAGCGCACCGTCCAGCAGATCGCTTTCCCGAACCTGGAGGAAGCCCAGGCCGCCAAGGCCAAGATCGACGGCGGCGAAACCTTCGACGAGATCGCCACCGAACGGAACGTCGCCTTCAACGACCTGACGCTGGGCACCTTCACCCGCGACCAGATCTTCGACCCCGCCGTGCGGGAGGCCGCCTTCGCGCTCGAGCAGGGCGACGTCAGCGGGCCGGTCGCGAGCGCCTTCGGAACGGTTCTGCTGCGCGTGACGACGGTCGATACTGCCCATGTGCGCCCGTTCGAGGAGGTCGCGGCCGAGGTGAAGCAGGAACTCGCGACCAGCCGCGCCGCCGGCCAGATCACCGAGCTTCACGACAAGATCGAGGATCAGCGCGCCGCTGCCAAGCCGCTGGCCGAGATCGCGAAGGAGCTCAAGCTGACGCTTCGCACCGCCGGTCCGATGAGCGCGGGCCTCACCAGGCCCGATGGCTCGAAGGAAGAGGCCTTGCCGGGCGCCGACGCGACGCTGCAGGCGATCTTCCGCTCGGATATCGGCGTCGACAACGAGGCGATCCGCCTGCCGCGCGACACCGGCTATGTCTGGTTCGACGTCACCAAGATCGACCCGGCGCGGGAGCGCAGCTTCGACGAGGTCAAGGCCGAGGTCGAGAAGCAATGGCGCGCCGACGAGACCGCGACCAAGCTTGCCGCCAAGGCCCGCGAGTTGTCGGAGCGGCTCGACAAGGGCGAGAGCTTCGATGTCGTCGCGGCCTCCGCCGGGCTGACCATCGAGACCGCGGCCGATATCGGCCGGCAGGACCAGCGGCCGGAACTCCCGGCCGGCGTCGTCGCCCAAGTCTTCGGCACCGTCGCCGGCAAGAGCAACTCCGCTGCGGGCGCGGATGGCGGTCGCATCCTGTTCAAAGTCGATTCGGCGACCGTGCCGCCCTATGTCCGCACGACGCAGGAAGCCGGCAATTTCGAGCGCCTGCTGTCTTCCAGCATCAGCGAGGATATCCTGGTGCAATACGTCGCCAGGCGGCAGGCGCAGCTCGGCGTCAGCATCAACGAGGCGGCCTTCCGCAACGCGACGGGCGGAGCGACGAATTGA
- the trpE gene encoding anthranilate synthase component I → MQPFLEFERFAQIYETGAPQLLRQVLVGDCETPVAAFLKLRHATSGPAFLLESVEGGAVRGRYSMIGLEPDLIWRCHRGEASLCRTALGGTFLPDPRPAFESLRALLDESAIPEAEGLPPMASGVFGYLGYDMVRLMERLPEPKETGTGVPDAILTRPTLMVVFDSVRDEIHVVTPVRHMPGVGARHAYERAQERLEAVVLALEGALPAEADIDIANLPEPATTSNTSEAEYHEMVAKAKEYIRAGDIFQVVLSQRFEAPFALPPFALYRALRRVNPAPFLCYLDFGDFQIVCSSPEILVRLRDDTVTIRPIAGTRRRGATEAEDEALADELLADPKERAEHLMLLDLGRNDVGRVAKIGTVKVTDSFFIERYSQVMHIVSNVEGEIDPRHDALSALVAGFPAGTVSGAPKVRAMEIIDELERDARGAYGGCIGYFGANGEMDTCIVLRTAVVKDGRMHVQAGAGIVYDSNPASEQEECINKAKALFRSAEEAIRFAARTGRGQ, encoded by the coding sequence ATGCAGCCCTTCCTGGAGTTCGAGCGCTTCGCGCAGATCTACGAGACGGGCGCACCGCAGCTTCTGCGTCAGGTTCTGGTCGGCGATTGCGAGACACCGGTCGCCGCCTTCCTCAAGCTGCGCCACGCCACGTCCGGCCCGGCCTTCCTGCTCGAATCGGTCGAGGGCGGCGCCGTGCGCGGCCGCTATTCGATGATCGGGCTGGAGCCTGACCTGATCTGGCGCTGCCACCGTGGCGAGGCCTCGCTCTGCCGGACCGCGCTTGGCGGGACCTTCCTGCCCGATCCACGCCCGGCCTTCGAAAGCCTGCGCGCGCTGCTGGATGAAAGCGCCATCCCGGAAGCCGAAGGGCTACCGCCGATGGCGTCCGGCGTCTTCGGCTATCTCGGCTACGACATGGTCCGGCTGATGGAGCGTCTGCCGGAACCGAAGGAGACCGGTACCGGCGTGCCCGACGCCATCCTGACCCGGCCGACGCTGATGGTCGTGTTCGATTCGGTCCGCGACGAGATTCACGTCGTGACCCCCGTGCGGCATATGCCGGGCGTCGGCGCGCGTCACGCCTATGAGCGGGCGCAGGAGCGGCTGGAGGCGGTCGTCCTGGCGCTGGAAGGCGCCCTGCCCGCCGAAGCCGACATCGATATCGCCAACCTGCCGGAGCCCGCGACGACCTCGAATACGAGCGAGGCCGAGTATCACGAGATGGTGGCGAAGGCGAAGGAGTACATCCGCGCCGGCGACATCTTCCAGGTCGTGCTCTCGCAGCGCTTCGAGGCGCCCTTCGCCCTGCCGCCCTTCGCGCTCTATCGGGCGCTGCGGCGGGTCAATCCGGCGCCGTTCCTCTGCTATCTCGATTTCGGCGACTTCCAGATCGTCTGCTCGAGCCCGGAGATTCTGGTCAGGCTGCGCGACGACACGGTCACGATCCGCCCGATCGCCGGCACGCGCCGCCGTGGCGCGACCGAGGCCGAGGATGAGGCGCTGGCCGACGAACTCCTGGCCGATCCCAAGGAGCGCGCCGAGCACCTCATGCTGCTCGATCTCGGCCGCAACGATGTCGGGCGCGTCGCGAAGATCGGCACGGTCAAGGTGACCGATTCCTTCTTCATCGAGCGCTACAGCCAGGTGATGCATATCGTCTCGAACGTCGAGGGCGAGATCGACCCGCGTCATGACGCGCTGTCGGCGCTGGTCGCAGGCTTCCCGGCCGGAACCGTGTCGGGCGCGCCGAAGGTCCGCGCGATGGAGATCATCGACGAGCTGGAGCGCGATGCGCGCGGCGCCTATGGCGGCTGCATCGGCTATTTCGGCGCGAATGGCGAGATGGATACCTGCATCGTGCTGCGCACGGCGGTGGTCAAGGACGGGCGCATGCATGTCCAGGCCGGCGCCGGCATCGTCTACGATTCGAACCCGGCCTCCGAGCAGGAGGAGTGCATCAACAAGGCCAAGGCCCTGTTCCGCTCCGCCGAGGAGGCGATCCGCTTCGCCGCCCGGACCGGGCGAGGCCAGTAA
- a CDS encoding DUF1190 domain-containing protein — MKRSSQIGLAAAGVLLVATVWSMTGEETQESLVYNNLSECQADGQIGYQQCEAAFSEAAAARLKDAPKFRSQSDCEAQYGASGCNTASIGGAQYFIPALAGFMLARGMAGNQAQPLLPPTTAACPPGAAQPECQQARSSSSSSSSSGGGSGGSSRSRAYSTTTGRGFTAAAVGARGVVSTTSVSSRGGFGSFARSFSSHSSS; from the coding sequence ATGAAACGCTCTTCGCAGATCGGCCTCGCAGCAGCCGGCGTGCTCCTGGTCGCGACAGTCTGGTCGATGACGGGCGAGGAAACGCAGGAGAGCCTCGTCTACAACAACCTGAGCGAATGCCAGGCCGACGGGCAGATCGGCTACCAGCAATGCGAGGCGGCTTTTTCGGAAGCCGCAGCCGCGCGCCTCAAGGATGCGCCGAAGTTCCGCAGCCAGAGCGATTGCGAGGCGCAATACGGCGCCAGCGGCTGCAACACGGCCAGCATCGGCGGGGCGCAGTACTTCATTCCCGCGCTTGCCGGCTTCATGCTGGCGCGCGGGATGGCGGGCAACCAGGCCCAGCCGCTCCTGCCGCCGACGACCGCGGCCTGCCCGCCTGGAGCGGCTCAGCCGGAATGCCAGCAGGCGCGCAGCTCGTCGTCCAGTTCGTCCAGCAGTGGCGGCGGTTCCGGCGGCAGCAGCCGCTCGCGCGCCTATTCGACGACGACCGGCCGCGGCTTCACGGCGGCGGCCGTGGGCGCGCGGGGCGTGGTCTCGACCACGAGCGTGTCCTCGCGCGGCGGCTTCGGCTCGTTTGCCCGTTCCTTCTCCTCGCATTCCTCGTCCTGA
- a CDS encoding VOC family protein, translating to MPATTSTPRGLDHLVIGVRDLDAAWRFYEKLGFRVGTRNRHPWGTENRIVQFPGSFLELVTIVDDAAIPPHGERSFSFGAFVREALAGQGEGLSMLVLESTDAKADAAAFKAAGIGDFEPFFFERQGKRPDGTTVRVAFELAFAADSRAPECGFFVCRQIEPQNFWNPEFQQHPNGATALASAVIVAEDPALHRAFLTTFSGGAEVLEGNEDYVLALPRGRIDVLDPEAAQGAYLVEPDTTPARFLGFCVSVPDIEAVAERLTEAEISFQRGEERLFVEPEHAFGCMIAFEQG from the coding sequence ATGCCTGCAACAACCTCAACGCCTCGCGGCCTCGACCATCTCGTCATCGGCGTCCGCGATCTCGATGCCGCATGGCGCTTCTACGAGAAGCTCGGGTTCCGCGTCGGTACCCGGAACCGCCACCCCTGGGGCACCGAGAACCGGATCGTGCAGTTTCCCGGCTCCTTCCTCGAACTCGTGACGATCGTCGACGACGCTGCCATCCCGCCGCATGGCGAACGCAGCTTCTCCTTCGGGGCCTTCGTCCGCGAGGCGCTGGCTGGGCAAGGGGAGGGCCTGTCGATGCTGGTGCTGGAAAGCACCGACGCCAAGGCCGATGCAGCCGCTTTCAAGGCCGCCGGAATCGGCGATTTCGAGCCGTTCTTCTTCGAGCGCCAAGGCAAGCGGCCGGACGGCACCACGGTGCGCGTCGCCTTCGAGCTCGCCTTCGCCGCGGATTCGCGGGCGCCGGAATGCGGCTTCTTCGTCTGCCGGCAGATCGAGCCGCAGAACTTCTGGAACCCCGAGTTCCAGCAGCATCCGAACGGCGCCACTGCGCTCGCCTCGGCGGTGATCGTCGCCGAAGACCCGGCGCTGCACCGCGCCTTCCTCACCACTTTCAGCGGCGGCGCCGAGGTGCTGGAGGGCAACGAGGACTATGTTCTCGCCCTGCCGCGCGGGCGCATCGACGTGCTCGATCCGGAGGCGGCGCAGGGTGCCTACCTCGTCGAGCCCGACACGACGCCGGCCCGCTTCCTCGGCTTCTGCGTCTCGGTCCCCGATATCGAGGCGGTGGCGGAACGCCTGACTGAGGCCGAAATCTCGTTCCAGCGCGGCGAGGAGCGGCTCTTCGTCGAACCGGAGCACGCCTTTGGCTGCATGATCGCGTTCGAGCAGGGCTGA
- a CDS encoding DUF350 domain-containing protein, producing MTISMAGLPAFLLYFVVGVALIAAFAAIYLRLTAHDEIALIRSGNLSAAVALGGNLVGFSVPLEKAIAQASSIPDCILWAVAAMIVQFAAYGLARLLIPELSRKIEQDKLPAAAMLAVIAVISGTLAGASMTV from the coding sequence ATGACGATCTCTATGGCGGGCCTGCCCGCCTTCCTCCTCTATTTCGTCGTCGGCGTGGCGCTGATCGCGGCCTTTGCTGCGATCTACCTTCGGTTGACGGCCCATGACGAAATCGCCCTGATCCGCAGCGGCAATCTTTCCGCAGCGGTTGCGCTCGGCGGCAATCTCGTCGGTTTTTCGGTTCCACTCGAGAAGGCGATCGCCCAGGCGAGCAGCATTCCCGACTGCATTCTCTGGGCTGTCGCCGCGATGATCGTCCAGTTTGCCGCCTATGGGCTGGCGCGGCTGCTCATCCCGGAATTGTCGCGCAAGATCGAGCAGGACAAACTGCCGGCCGCGGCGATGCTGGCGGTGATCGCCGTGATCTCGGGAACGCTGGCAGGCGCCAGCATGACGGTGTGA
- the secG gene encoding preprotein translocase subunit SecG codes for MQNVLIVIHLIIVVALVGVVLLQRSEGGGLGMGSGGGGGVGGFMTGRGQANALTRATAILAGLFFLTSVVLAVMANRGRVQRSIIDGAPTTTAPATPGAPAAPSAPNAGGVLDQLRQMQNQNQGGAQPPTPPAAPQQ; via the coding sequence ATGCAGAACGTTCTCATCGTCATCCACCTGATCATCGTCGTCGCGCTCGTCGGCGTGGTGCTGTTGCAGCGTTCCGAAGGCGGCGGCCTCGGCATGGGCTCTGGCGGTGGCGGCGGTGTCGGCGGCTTCATGACCGGCCGTGGCCAGGCCAACGCATTGACGCGTGCAACGGCGATTCTCGCCGGTCTCTTCTTCCTGACTTCGGTCGTGCTCGCCGTCATGGCCAACCGCGGCCGCGTCCAGCGTTCGATCATCGACGGCGCGCCTACGACCACCGCACCGGCTACCCCGGGCGCGCCCGCAGCTCCGAGCGCCCCGAATGCCGGCGGCGTCCTCGACCAGCTGCGCCAGATGCAGAACCAGAATCAGGGCGGCGCACAGCCGCCGACGCCGCCGGCGGCGCCGCAGCAATAG
- a CDS encoding glutathionylspermidine synthase family protein, whose protein sequence is MRRVTIAPRPDWVEQVERLGFAFHTIDGETYWDESAAYAFTLEEIERDIEAPTEAIEQLCFAFVEKALGNEEILTRLAIPAEHWDYIRESWQRGERNLYGRLDLAYDGHGPAKLLEYNADTPTALFESSVAQWDWLEQAMARGTIPKGSDQFNSLHERLITAFMALREPSPYRLHLTCVQGSAEDKGTVDYLTDCAVQAGLDARFTYIEEIGLLSDGRFCDGANQPIETLFKLYPWEWLFRESYGKSLAGSRCQFIEPPWKAALSNKGLLACLWEMEPGHPNLLPAFFEGDPRCATLSPRRVRKPLYSREGANVTLMERDRIVDSDDGPYGAEGYVLQDAAANLFSADGNYAVLGSWLVASQACGLCVREDSSPITKNTSRFVPHYIEP, encoded by the coding sequence ATGCGCCGGGTCACGATTGCGCCCCGGCCGGACTGGGTCGAGCAGGTCGAGCGGCTGGGCTTCGCCTTCCACACCATCGACGGCGAGACCTATTGGGACGAAAGCGCCGCTTACGCCTTCACGCTGGAGGAGATCGAGCGCGACATCGAGGCGCCCACGGAAGCGATCGAGCAGCTTTGCTTCGCTTTCGTCGAGAAGGCGCTCGGCAATGAGGAAATCCTGACCCGGCTCGCCATTCCGGCCGAGCACTGGGACTATATCCGGGAGAGCTGGCAGCGTGGCGAGCGCAACCTCTACGGCCGTCTCGACCTCGCCTATGACGGGCATGGGCCCGCCAAGCTGCTCGAATACAATGCCGATACGCCGACCGCGCTGTTCGAATCGAGCGTCGCGCAATGGGACTGGCTAGAGCAGGCGATGGCGCGCGGCACGATCCCGAAGGGAAGCGACCAGTTCAACTCGCTGCATGAGCGCCTGATTACCGCCTTCATGGCCTTGCGCGAGCCCTCGCCCTACCGCCTGCATCTGACCTGCGTGCAGGGCAGCGCCGAGGACAAGGGCACGGTCGACTACCTGACCGATTGCGCCGTGCAGGCCGGGCTCGATGCCCGTTTCACCTATATCGAGGAGATTGGCCTGCTCTCGGATGGGCGCTTCTGCGACGGTGCCAACCAGCCGATCGAAACGCTGTTCAAGCTCTATCCCTGGGAATGGCTGTTCCGCGAAAGCTACGGCAAGTCGCTGGCAGGCTCGCGCTGCCAGTTCATCGAGCCGCCCTGGAAGGCTGCTCTCTCCAACAAGGGCCTGCTCGCCTGTCTCTGGGAGATGGAGCCGGGCCATCCCAACCTGCTGCCGGCCTTCTTCGAGGGCGATCCGCGTTGCGCGACATTGTCGCCCCGGCGTGTCCGCAAACCGCTCTATTCCCGCGAGGGCGCCAACGTCACGCTCATGGAGCGCGACCGGATCGTCGATAGCGACGACGGCCCCTACGGCGCCGAGGGATACGTGCTGCAGGACGCGGCGGCGAACCTGTTCTCGGCCGATGGCAACTATGCCGTACTGGGCTCATGGCTCGTCGCCTCGCAGGCCTGCGGGCTATGCGTGCGCGAGGATTCCTCGCCGATCACCAAGAACACCTCCCGCTTCGTGCCGCACTATATCGAGCCCTGA
- a CDS encoding GFA family protein, protein MTTREARCSCGQLRVTCEGEPAIVALCHCRECQRRTGSTYGVAAFFPRKAVVVSGAYVDYERPADSGSRVLHHFCPACGSTVLWEPSRRPELMAVAVGAFADPAFPAPQKVVFEQHRHPWAAVALGG, encoded by the coding sequence ATGACGACCCGGGAAGCCCGCTGCAGTTGCGGCCAGCTGCGCGTCACATGCGAGGGCGAGCCGGCAATCGTCGCGCTTTGTCATTGTCGCGAGTGTCAGAGGCGAACAGGCAGCACCTATGGCGTCGCGGCCTTCTTTCCTCGGAAGGCCGTCGTCGTTTCTGGCGCTTATGTCGATTACGAGAGGCCGGCCGACAGCGGCTCTCGCGTCCTGCATCATTTCTGCCCGGCCTGCGGCAGCACGGTCCTGTGGGAGCCGTCTCGAAGGCCGGAGCTGATGGCGGTGGCTGTCGGAGCCTTCGCCGATCCCGCGTTTCCAGCCCCGCAAAAAGTCGTCTTCGAACAGCACCGTCACCCTTGGGCGGCGGTCGCGCTCGGCGGCTAG
- a CDS encoding CTP synthase: protein MTRYVFITGGVVSSLGKGLAAAALAALLQARGHTVRLRKLDPYLNVDPGTMSPYQHGEVFVTDDGAETDLDLGHYERFTGRPCNKGDNITTGRIYMDILTKERRGDYLGATIQVVPHVTNAIKEFILTGNEGYDFTLVEIGGTVGDIESLPFLEAIRQTNQQLPRGQCIFIHLTLLPYIPTAGELKTKPTQHSVAELRSIGIQPDILLCRTDREIPREERRKLALFCNVRETAVIEARDVASIYDVPLSYHAEGLDNEVLAAFGMDAQPEPDIANWRRISERVKNPEGEVTIAVVGKYTGMKDAYKSLIEALTHGGIANNVKVNLDWIESEVFEKEDPAPFLEHVHGILVPGGFGHRGAEGKIKAATFARQRQVPYFGICFGMQMAVIEAARSLAGIENANSTEFGPAEEPVVGLMTEWMRGNELEQRAANGNLGGTMRLGAYASTLAAGSKIAEIYGSTEISERHRHRYEVNMGYREKLEAKGMRFAGLSPDGLLPETVEYPDHPWFIGVQYHPELKSRPFEPHPLFASFIEAAKAQSRLV, encoded by the coding sequence ATGACGCGGTATGTTTTCATCACCGGCGGCGTGGTGTCCTCGCTTGGCAAAGGCCTGGCGGCGGCGGCTCTCGCAGCCCTTCTGCAGGCGCGCGGCCACACGGTCCGCCTGCGCAAGCTCGACCCATACCTCAATGTCGATCCGGGCACGATGAGCCCGTATCAGCACGGTGAGGTCTTCGTCACAGACGACGGCGCCGAGACCGACCTCGACCTCGGCCATTACGAGCGCTTCACCGGCCGGCCCTGCAACAAGGGCGACAACATCACCACCGGCCGCATCTACATGGACATCCTGACCAAGGAGCGCCGGGGCGACTATCTCGGCGCGACGATCCAGGTCGTCCCGCATGTCACCAACGCCATCAAGGAATTCATCCTCACCGGCAACGAAGGCTACGACTTCACGCTGGTCGAGATCGGCGGCACGGTCGGCGACATCGAGAGCCTGCCCTTCCTCGAGGCCATCCGCCAGACCAACCAGCAGCTGCCGCGCGGACAGTGCATCTTCATCCACCTGACGCTGCTCCCCTATATCCCGACAGCCGGCGAGCTGAAGACCAAGCCGACCCAGCATTCGGTCGCCGAGCTGCGCTCGATCGGCATCCAGCCCGACATCCTGCTCTGCCGCACCGACCGCGAGATTCCGCGCGAGGAGCGCCGCAAGCTCGCTCTGTTCTGCAATGTCCGCGAGACCGCCGTGATCGAGGCCCGCGACGTCGCCTCGATCTACGACGTGCCGCTCTCCTACCATGCCGAGGGCCTCGACAACGAAGTGCTCGCCGCCTTCGGCATGGACGCGCAGCCCGAGCCCGACATCGCGAACTGGAGGCGCATTTCCGAGCGCGTGAAGAACCCCGAGGGCGAGGTCACCATCGCCGTCGTCGGCAAGTACACCGGCATGAAGGACGCCTATAAGTCCCTCATCGAGGCGCTGACGCATGGCGGCATCGCCAACAACGTGAAGGTCAATCTCGACTGGATCGAATCGGAGGTCTTCGAGAAGGAGGACCCCGCGCCCTTCCTCGAGCATGTCCACGGCATCCTGGTGCCCGGCGGCTTCGGCCATCGCGGCGCCGAGGGCAAGATCAAGGCGGCAACCTTCGCCAGGCAGCGCCAGGTGCCCTATTTCGGCATCTGCTTCGGCATGCAGATGGCGGTGATCGAGGCGGCGCGTTCGCTCGCCGGCATCGAGAACGCGAATTCGACCGAGTTCGGCCCGGCCGAGGAGCCCGTCGTCGGCCTTATGACCGAATGGATGCGCGGCAACGAGCTGGAGCAGCGCGCCGCGAACGGCAATCTCGGCGGCACGATGCGGCTCGGCGCCTATGCCTCGACGCTCGCAGCCGGTTCGAAGATCGCCGAGATCTACGGCTCGACCGAGATTTCCGAGCGTCATCGGCACCGCTACGAGGTCAATATGGGCTATCGCGAGAAGCTCGAGGCGAAGGGCATGCGCTTCGCGGGGCTCTCGCCGGACGGCCTCCTGCCGGAGACGGTCGAGTATCCCGACCATCCCTGGTTCATCGGCGTGCAGTATCACCCCGAGCTTAAGTCGCGTCCCTTCGAGCCGCACCCGCTCTTCGCGAGCTTCATCGAGGCGGCCAAGGCGCAAAGCCGCCTGGTCTGA